Proteins from a genomic interval of Marinitoga sp. 1197:
- a CDS encoding HAD family hydrolase — MYIFLDYDGTLIKNEENEFQKIYFKSFLKYTGFKEKKIMDIIYECTVELIKRVEGKENNLDYYLNSLSKKTGKSQKYWYNIFLNYYENDFPKLKEIVVPNFDLINKIKTSKHKFIFASNPVFPEIAVHHRINFIGLSPNNFIYVSTMENSHFCKPNPKYFMEVLEKLNINAKDCIMIGDTDFDRSSLKAGIEFIHINEENKWKEIL, encoded by the coding sequence ATGTATATTTTTTTAGATTATGATGGGACATTGATAAAAAATGAAGAAAATGAATTCCAAAAGATATACTTTAAGAGTTTTTTAAAATATACAGGGTTTAAAGAAAAAAAAATAATGGATATAATTTATGAATGTACGGTTGAACTTATTAAAAGAGTTGAAGGAAAAGAAAATAACTTAGATTATTATTTAAACTCTCTTTCCAAAAAAACAGGAAAAAGTCAAAAATATTGGTATAATATTTTTCTAAATTATTATGAAAATGATTTTCCAAAATTAAAAGAAATAGTTGTTCCAAATTTTGATTTAATAAATAAAATAAAAACATCAAAACATAAGTTTATTTTTGCATCTAATCCTGTATTTCCAGAAATTGCCGTTCATCATAGAATAAATTTTATAGGTTTATCACCAAATAATTTTATTTATGTATCAACGATGGAAAATTCCCATTTTTGTAAACCAAATCCAAAATATTTTATGGAAGTTCTTGAAAAATTGAATATAAATGCAAAAGATTGTATTATGATTGGAGATACAGATTTTGATAGATCTTCCTTGAAAGCGGGAATTGAATTTATACATATTAATGAAGAAAATAAATGGAAGGAAATTTTATAA